A single genomic interval of Balaenoptera musculus isolate JJ_BM4_2016_0621 chromosome 14, mBalMus1.pri.v3, whole genome shotgun sequence harbors:
- the CLDN5 gene encoding claudin-5 gives MGSAALEILGLVLCLVGWVGLILACGLPMWQVTAFLDHNIVTAQTTWKGLWMSCVVQSTGHMQCKVYDSVLALSTEVQAARALTVGAVLLALVALFVTLAGAQCTTCVAPGPGKARVALTGGALYALCGLLALVPLCWFANIVVREFYDPTVPMSQKYELGAALYIGWAASALLMCGGGLVCCGAWVCAGRPDFGFPVKYSAPRRPTASGDYDKKNYV, from the coding sequence ATGGGGTCGGCGGCGCTGGAGATTCTCGGCCTGGTGTTGTGCCTGGTGGGCTGGGTGGGCCTGATCCTGGCGTGCGGGCTGCCCATGTGGCAGGTGACCGCTTTCCTGGACCACAACATCGTGACGGCGCAGACCACCTGGAAGGGGCTGTGGATGTCGTGCGTGGTGCAGAGCACAGGGCACATGCAGTGCAAGGTGTACGACTCGGTGCTGGCGCTGAGCACAGAGGTGCAGGCGGCGCGGGCGCTCACCGTGGGCGCCGTGCTCCTGGCGCTTGTCGCGCTCTTCGTGACCCTGGCGGGCGCGCAGTGCACCACCTGCGTGGCCCCCGGCCCGGGTAAGGCGCGCGTGGCCCTCACGGGCGGCGCGCTCTACGCGCTCTGCGGGCTGCTGGCGCTCGTGCCGCTCTGCTGGTTCGCCAACATCGTGGTCCGGGAGTTCTACGACCCGACCGTGCCCATGTCGCAGAAGTACGAGCTGGGCGCCGCGCTCTACATCGGCTGGGCCGCCTCGGCGCTGCTCATGTGCGGCGGCGGCCTCGTGTGCTGCGGCGCCTGGGTCTGCGCCGGCCGCCCCGACTTCGGCTTCCCGGTCAAGTACTCGGCGCCGCGGCGGCCTACGGCCAGCGGCGACTACGACAAGAAGAACTATGTTTGA